The DNA segment AATGATGCTGGCAGGCACGGCATTGGGACGGATTAACCAGGTGATGTGCGCGCCTGTCCTTGAAAAGCCGGAAAACCCGCAGGTGCCCAGGGACAACCGGGTGGAGTTTAAGGATGTGAGCTTCACATACGACGGCGCACAGGTTCCGGCCCTTTCCCATGTTTCCTTTACAGCCGAGCCGGGGCAGACCGTGGCGCTAGTGGGGCCGTCCGGCGGCGGAAAGACGACGGCAGCCAGCCTGATTCCAAGGTTCTGGGATGTGACGTCAGGTGCGGTGGAGGTCGGCGGCGTCAATGTAAAGCAGATAGATCCCCATGTCCTCATGGATCAGGTGGCCTTCGTGTTCCAGAATAACCGCCTGTTTAAGACGTCGATCCTGGAAAATGTCCGGGCTGCACGGCCGGAGGCGACAAGAGAACAGGTACAGGACGCGCTCATGGCCGCCCAGTGCGGGGATATCCTGGAAAAGCTGCCGGAGGGGCTCGATACGCAGATCGGCACCGAAGGGACGTACCTCTCCGGCGGTGAACAGCAGAGGATCGCCCTGGCGCGGGCAATTTTAAAGGATGCGCCCATCATCGTCCTTGACGAGGCCACGGCCTTTGCAGACCCCGAGAATGAGGTGCTGATCCAGAAGGCTTTCCATGCGCTGACAAAGGGGCGCACGGTACTTATGATTGCCCACCGGCTTTCCACGGTGGTGGGCGCCGATAAGATTGTTGTCCTGGATCAGGGGCGCATCGCCGAGCAGGGGACACACGAAGAGCTTGCGGCCGCGGGCGGGCTGTATGCCAGGATGTGGGCCGACTATAACCAGGCTGTCCGGTGGAAAATCACAAGCGAAAAGGAGGCGGAGTAAATGTTTGGGAAAGAGTTTAAACGGAAATATGCGCTGACTGACCAGGGACTGAAAAATACGAAGCAGGGCACCTTCTGGACGGTTCTCGTCAATCTGATTACCATGGGCGGCGTCAGCATCCTGTATCTTGTCATGAGCGCTTTCATGGAAACCCTGACGGAGGGAAAGCCGCTTCCCGGCGCAGTCCCTGTAACCGGCGGCGTGCTCTTATTTGTCCTTTTGTCATTTGTGACCCATTACCAGCAGTACAGGGCCACCTACGGTCTGGTGTACGACGAGGTCAGGGCCACGCGCCTCGGGCTGGCGGAGCGGCTTCGCAGGCTTCCTCTCGGCTACTTCGGAAAGCGGGATCTGGCAGACCTGACGGAAACCATCATGGGGGATGTGAACCGCATGGAGCACGTCTGGTCGCATGTACTGGGGTATCTGTACGGCGCATACATTTCCACGGCTGTCATCGCCGTCTGCCTGCTTTTTTATGACTGGAGACTGGCCGTCGCCTGCCTGTGGGGCGTGCCGGTGGCCTTCGGCCTGCTGTTCGGCAGCCGGAAAATGGCCGGGCGGAGCGCCGAACGGACAAAAAAGGCGGCCGTCCGCGTCTCCGACGGAATCCAGGAGGCCCTTGAAAATATCCGGGAAATCCGGGCCTCCAACCAGGAGGAACGGTATCTGGAAGCACTGAATAAGAAGATCGACGACCATGAAAGGGTCACGATCCGGGGCGAGCTTGGCACCGGGATTTTCGTCAATGCCGCAAGCGTCATCATGCGCCTCGGCGTGGCGACAACCATCCTTGTGGGCGCAGACTTGATCCTTTCCGGAAGCATTGATTTCATGCTGTTCTTCCTGTTCCTGATGGTAATCACGCGCGTTTACGCACCTTTTGATCAGAGCCTGGCGCTGATTGCGGAAATGTTCGTTTCCCAGGTGTCGGCAGACCGCATGAATGAGATTTATGAAACGCCCATTGCAGAGGGCGCGGACGAGTTCCATCCCCAGGGCCATGACATTGTGTTTGAGCATGTATGCTTTTCCTACGATAAAAAGGAGGTTCTCCATGACGTGAGCTTTACGGCGAAGGAGGGCGAGGTGACGGCCCTGGTGGGCCCCTCCGGCTCGGGAAAAAGTACCTGCGCCCGTCTGGCGGCGAGGCTCTGGGATGTCTCCAAAGGCACCATCAAGGTGGGAGGCGTAGATATTTCCGGGGTGGATCCGGAGGTGCTCCTTCGGGATTATTCCATGGTTTTTCAGGATGTGGTGCTGTTTGACGATACGGTGATGGAAAACATCCGCCTGGGAAAGCACGGCGCCTCGGATGAAGAGGTGCGGGCCGCAGCCAGAGCAGCAAACTGCGACGAATTTGTCCGGCGTCTGCCAAAAGGGTATGATACGCCCATCGGGGAAAACGGCGCAAAGCTTTCCGGCGGGGAGCGGCAGCGGATTTCCATCGCAAGGGCGCTTCTTAAGAATGCACCCATTGTCCTTCTCGATGAGGCCACCGCAAGCCTCGATGTGGAGAATGAGACGAAAGTGCAGGGCGCCCTTTCTCGCCTCCTGGCAGGAAAGACCGTGCTGGTGATCGCCCACCGGATGCGGACGGTAGAGGCAGCGGATAAGATTGTTGTCCTGGCAGACGGGAAAGTGGCGGAGGAAGGCTCTCCGGCCGGGCTCATGGAAAAAGGCGGCCTGTACCGCCGGATGGCAGAGCTTCAGAGACAGAGCGCTGAGTGGCGGCTAAAGTAGGAGCTGCTCACGAGACAGCCGGAGAAGCCCGTGGGACTTTGGTTTAGCCGGCGTATTCGGAAGAAAAAACCAGAGGGATCCGATTCAGGAATTCCTGGGCCGCAGGCGTCATGTCGTGGATGTCGTTTGCGAATACGCCGATATCAAAGGAAATTTCCGGCGCGACGGGATATTTTTGATACCCGGCGGCCAGGGTATCCATCGTATATTCGGACAGGATACCGATTCCGACGCCGTCTAAGACCATCTGGACGGCCGTTTCCGCCGTCTGCACCAGGAGAATCTGTTCCGATGGAAGCGGACGGCGGAGCTGTTCCTGGATCGTGTCATAAGCCGGCCGGTTGATAATCAGAAGATCCGGCGGGGCGTTTAAATCCACCGCAGACAGGCCGGGATATTCCCCCGGCAGCATGGCGGCTATGCGGTCGCGGCGCAGCGGGATGGCGTCGAACCGCCCGAAAGGGGAACAGGAGACGGCAAAATCCACGTCGTGCTCTTCGGTCATGCGGAAAATATCCTTTGGCGTGCCCTCCCGGATTTCAACGGTTACGCCTGGGAAGGCGCTGCGGTATTCCTTCAGCGCTTTCGAGAGGACAGTCGACACGAGGGACGTCAGAGCGGCAATCCGCAGGCGGCCTTCGATCAGATGATTTGCCTTGTAGGCCGTCTGAAAAATCCGGTTGTCCAGATCCTCCATCTGCTTTGCCAGAAGCAGAATTTTTTCTCCCGCATCGGTCAAAAGCAGGCCATTCCTTTTGTCGCGGTAGAACAGCCGGACGTCCAGCTCCGCCTCCAGCTTTGCAATGGCGTTGCTGACGGCCGGCTGTGTGACGTACAGGGCTCTGGCTGCCTGGGTAATGCTCCTGTATTCGGCAGCCCTGAGAAACAGTTCCAGATTTCGATTCATCATCATTTGCTTATCTCCATATCATAAAAAACGAATTTTACTTATGATCTATCTTACCATATAATAAAGGCGGAATCAATGGACAGCCGGGATTCGGATTATGCTGTCCCGGAATTTTTAAGAAAGTAAGGAGAGAAGCAGTCATGAAAACAATTTTTATCACAGGTGCATCCTCCGGCATCGGCCGGGAAACAGCCAGGTATTTTGCAGGCCGCGGCTGGCGTGTGATTGCGGCAGTGAGAAATCCCAGGAAAGCGGAGGAACTGACATCCCTTCCAAACCTGGTTGTCATGCCTTTAGACTTGACGAAGCCGGAGGAGATCCGGGAAACCAGCAGGAAAGCCCTGGCGGAGTACGATGTGGATGTGCTGTTTAATAACGCGGGCTACGGCATGATGGGGCCGTTTGAAATGCTGCCGGATGAGGAGATCCGCCGTCTTTTCGATACGGATGTGATTGGCACAATGCTGGTGACGAAGGAATTCATTCCCCATTTTAAGAAACGGAGAGCCGGCGTTATCCTTACGACGACCTCCCTGGCCGGTATCGTCGCGCTGCCCCGCGACGGCGCTTATGGTGCGGCCAAGCGAGCGCAGCAGGGGATGACAGAATCCTTGTACTATGAGCTGAAGCCCTTCGGCGTCAAGGCAGCGGCCCTGATTCCCGGAGGCACGAAGACCAATTTCCAGACTCCTGTCAATATCCTGGACGGCTATGAGGAGCCGGCGGCCAGACAGAGGGAATATTTACTGGACGGCGGCGCTGAATTTCCGGGGCCCGAAGAAGCCGCAGAGACGGTATGGGAGGCTGTAAACGACGGAAAGGATCAGATCAACTATCCCGCAGACCATGTATGCAGGAAGCTTTACGACCAGTACCAGAGCATGAAGCTGGAGGAGTTTAAGCTTTCCTTTTACAGCCGCATTTTCGGCGGCAGAGAGGAGAAAGCATAAGATTTTAACATTCACTCTTTTCAGGACGCCGCATCTGCAATATACTGTATGTAAAAAGGCAGATGGAAAACAGAGCCTGCATTCCATACCGCCGGATGGGAGGCGCATCAGATGACAGAAATGATCGGTTCAGAAAAAGACCTTGCGGCCATGGTCGAAACGTATGGTTTTCTTCCGCTCCTAAAGAACAGCATCCCAGGATTTTCCGTGGAGGAACATACGCCGCCGGAGCTGTGGTTCGCCGACGGTGTGGACGGCCCCTGGGAATGGAAAGGGCCGGTCATAGCGGAAACCGGCTGTGCCTATGGGAAGTTTTTCAGCGGCAAAGCCGGTTTCATCAGCCGGGAGTGGTTCCTGGATTTTGCCAACTACCGCCGGGACGGTTATGATATGGACGCGCGGTACGAGGATGGCCTCGCCCGCCGCCTGGACAAGGCCGTTTACGATGTCCTGGCAGGCAGCACGTCTCTTTTGTCAAAGGAGTGGAGACGGCTTTCCGGCGTAAAAAAGCGGGGCGAATTCGATGGGATCGTGAGCCGCCTCCAGATGCAGGGCTATGTCACAACGGTGGGCTTTGAATACGCAAAAGACCGGTACGGCAATGCCTACGGATGGGGGATTTCCAGGTACGCGGTTCCTGAGACAGCCTTCGGCCGTGAATTTACGGATCATGTGTACGCCAGAGAGCCGGAGGAATCGGGGCAGAGAATAAAAGCGTATCTGACCTCCCTTCTTCCGCAGGCAGGCCCGGGCCAGATCGAAAAGCTGGCGGGAAAGAGACGATAAGAGGGAAGAAAAAGCAGAGCCAGGTATTAGGCGGAGTCTTATAAGGAGAACAAATTGTATTTGTGATATCCCCCATACCGTTTTTGTTCCCTTATGAAGAAAAAATAGACTGATAAATTTGCTCGTCCACATCTTTGAAAACATTGAAAACAACTTTTGCAGGGCAAGCCGCCTGCCTTTTATAATTTTGGACGGTTTGCACCGCTATCTCTGCCGCCTCACGATTGGGATAATGAAATTCTCCCGTAGAAATACAGCAGAAAGCGATGCTCTGCAAATGGTTTTGTCTGGCTAAATCCATACACGAGCGATAACAGGAGATCAGCGTTTCCCGGTCTTTGGGCGTTGGCTGGTGTCCTACGATTGGCCCCACGGTATGAATCACATAGCCGCAGGGGAGATTATAGGCTTTCGTGATTTTCGCACTTCCTGTCGGTTCGTCATGCCCCTGCCGTTTCATCAGCTTTGCACATTCCAAACGAAGCTGCACACCGGCAAAGCTGTGTATGGCATTATCAATACAGCCGTGGCAGGGATAATAGCACCCTGTCATGCCGCTGTTCGCCGCATTCACAATGGCATCTACCCGCAGCGTTGTAATATCGCCTTTCCACAGGTAAATGCCTTTTTGAACCTCATGCAAGGATTCCAATTCCGTGATTCCCTTACTGGCGATCTCCGCTTGCAGATATTCGTCCTGTATCTGTAAAATCTCCGGGGCGATGGGCTGCGGCGGCCGTACATTCATCAAGGCCCGCAGCAGTTGTTTCTGTTCGCCGTAATCAGAAGGGATGGCGATGCCTGTATATTCCTCCCTTTCTGCCAACAACGCCTGAATGAGAAAAATCAATCGCTCACGGTGCGTCATATGTTACCGCCTCCCTCTAAACAAGACTTTTCAAATATCGTCCGGTCAAACTGTTCTCATTTTCAGCAATTTCTTTCGGCGTACCGGCAGCGACGATCTGCCCGCCGGATTTCCCGCCGCCCGGCCCCATATCAATGACATAATCGGCGTTGGCAATCATATCAAGGTCATGCTCGATTACAATCACTGTTGCGCCATTGTCAATCAGTTTTTGAAACACCTGAATCAGCACCCGCGTGTCCAGGGGGTGCAGGCCGATGGTGGGTTCATCAAAGATGAAAACAGCGTCCTCCTGGGATTTTCCCATTTCGGAGGCAATCTTTAACCGCTGCGCCTCCCCGCCTGATAAAGCAGGGGTGGCCTCCCCTAACGTGAGATAGCCAAGTCCTAAATCGTAAAGCACCTGTAACCGTTCCCGCACTTTTTTGACGCCGGACATCTGATCCAGCGCCTGCTTTACCGTACAGGACATCAGCTCCGGCAGAGAAATTCCTCTACCGGCGTCCGCTTTC comes from the Eubacteriaceae bacterium Marseille-Q4139 genome and includes:
- a CDS encoding ABC transporter ATP-binding protein, translated to MFGKEFKRKYALTDQGLKNTKQGTFWTVLVNLITMGGVSILYLVMSAFMETLTEGKPLPGAVPVTGGVLLFVLLSFVTHYQQYRATYGLVYDEVRATRLGLAERLRRLPLGYFGKRDLADLTETIMGDVNRMEHVWSHVLGYLYGAYISTAVIAVCLLFYDWRLAVACLWGVPVAFGLLFGSRKMAGRSAERTKKAAVRVSDGIQEALENIREIRASNQEERYLEALNKKIDDHERVTIRGELGTGIFVNAASVIMRLGVATTILVGADLILSGSIDFMLFFLFLMVITRVYAPFDQSLALIAEMFVSQVSADRMNEIYETPIAEGADEFHPQGHDIVFEHVCFSYDKKEVLHDVSFTAKEGEVTALVGPSGSGKSTCARLAARLWDVSKGTIKVGGVDISGVDPEVLLRDYSMVFQDVVLFDDTVMENIRLGKHGASDEEVRAAARAANCDEFVRRLPKGYDTPIGENGAKLSGGERQRISIARALLKNAPIVLLDEATASLDVENETKVQGALSRLLAGKTVLVIAHRMRTVEAADKIVVLADGKVAEEGSPAGLMEKGGLYRRMAELQRQSAEWRLK
- a CDS encoding LysR family transcriptional regulator — protein: MMMNRNLELFLRAAEYRSITQAARALYVTQPAVSNAIAKLEAELDVRLFYRDKRNGLLLTDAGEKILLLAKQMEDLDNRIFQTAYKANHLIEGRLRIAALTSLVSTVLSKALKEYRSAFPGVTVEIREGTPKDIFRMTEEHDVDFAVSCSPFGRFDAIPLRRDRIAAMLPGEYPGLSAVDLNAPPDLLIINRPAYDTIQEQLRRPLPSEQILLVQTAETAVQMVLDGVGIGILSEYTMDTLAAGYQKYPVAPEISFDIGVFANDIHDMTPAAQEFLNRIPLVFSSEYAG
- a CDS encoding SDR family oxidoreductase, with translation MKTIFITGASSGIGRETARYFAGRGWRVIAAVRNPRKAEELTSLPNLVVMPLDLTKPEEIRETSRKALAEYDVDVLFNNAGYGMMGPFEMLPDEEIRRLFDTDVIGTMLVTKEFIPHFKKRRAGVILTTTSLAGIVALPRDGAYGAAKRAQQGMTESLYYELKPFGVKAAALIPGGTKTNFQTPVNILDGYEEPAARQREYLLDGGAEFPGPEEAAETVWEAVNDGKDQINYPADHVCRKLYDQYQSMKLEEFKLSFYSRIFGGREEKA
- a CDS encoding protein-ADP-ribose hydrolase — encoded protein: MTHRERLIFLIQALLAEREEYTGIAIPSDYGEQKQLLRALMNVRPPQPIAPEILQIQDEYLQAEIASKGITELESLHEVQKGIYLWKGDITTLRVDAIVNAANSGMTGCYYPCHGCIDNAIHSFAGVQLRLECAKLMKRQGHDEPTGSAKITKAYNLPCGYVIHTVGPIVGHQPTPKDRETLISCYRSCMDLARQNHLQSIAFCCISTGEFHYPNREAAEIAVQTVQNYKRQAACPAKVVFNVFKDVDEQIYQSIFSS